CGATGATGAAGCTAATGAATATTTATCACAAGGTGACAACGAAAAACTTTTAATGTATGTAACATTCATTTCACTTACTGACGCACAAAAAATCAATCCAAGCGCTCAGGAAGGCGATGTAATTGATAAACCATTAGATTTAGTTCAGTTAAATTCAGCTGTTAAAAACACAAAATACTCATTTGTATTAAAAACTATTCACTCATCAATACAACAAGGTATGTCAATGTTGCGTAAACAACGAGTTTATGAAAACTTCAAAGACCGTATTGGCGAAAGAGTACGTATTAAATTTAACACCAAAAACTCAGATGGTTCTTGAAATGTCCAAATCACAGAGGAAAATGAAACACTTACACCTGCTTATCTACCAGCTAACTTAATTAGTTCTAAGCGCCAAATCAAAGGCGGCCAATATGATTATGCAACAATTACACACGTTGAAGAAGAAGCTAAATTAAGTCAAGTTCAGGTTTCTGTTGATTCGAAAGAAAATGTTATCGAACTGTTAAAACGTTCTATTCCTGAAATTAGTGAAGGCGTTATTGAAATCTTTGATGCTGTGCGTCAACCCGGAGAACGTACAAAAGTTGCTTTTAAACTTAGCGAACTTGCTCCTACTGATTTCGATATATTCGGAGCTATTATCGGGCCTAATGGTCAAAGAATCAATGCGGTTAGCCAGGAAATTGGTGAAAAAATTGATGTTATCTTATATGATGAAGACCCAATTAAATTTATTAAAAATGCAATGAGTCCTGCACGAGTTCTAGATGTCGTTATAAAGGCTGATAGTATAAGTAATAATGCTTTTTGAGTTGTGGTGGCCAAAGAATACTTAACCCCCGCTATTGGACGGCGTGGTGTCAATGTAACCTTAGCTTCTGCACTAACTGGACGTAATATTGATATCATCTCACAAGCAGAAGCTGATGCTAAAAAACTTGTATATAACAAACAAACTTATGACAGCGCTTCACATACACGCAATACACGCAAAAATACTCGTATAACACACAAAAACAATATGTTTTACGATCTTGATAAAGTCAGTGTATTTGCCGATTCATTCGAAAAAGATGTTGAAGAATTTAAAGAAAGTGAATTTCAAAATATCGATCACTCACAAATGGACTGAGATGTTAATGAGCTTTATGGTAAACCAGCTGTCGAGCCAAAAACTGAGGTTGAAAAGCCATTAACCATTGATGAAATAGCCGCACAATTAAGTGCTGAAGAAGCTAAAAAAGAACAAACTAGGGTTGACGTGGAAGACTATCGTAAAGTTAAAGAAGCGATTGAGGCTTTCAAAGTTGATGATGACTTATCTAATTTTGGTCTAGATGACTTTGATTTAGAAGACTTTATGAATGACGAGGACTGAGATTAAAATGGTTCGACGCAAGTGTATTGTTACTGGTTTAATATTACCTCTTGATCAGCTTGTGCGTGTAGATTTTGATAAAAAAAACAATATTATTTCACTTGATCTTGACAAAATTAAAAAGGGTCGAGGTTGTTATATTAATCTCAATGAACAAAATTGGGAATTGGTTAAGAAAACTAAGGCATTAAACCGTAGTTTTCGAACCAACGTGACTAAAGAAGTGTATAACCAAATTGAAGAAGAATTAAGGGGGGTAGAATGTCTAAAAAGAATAGATTATCAAACCAAAAAGATGTAGAGTCGCAATTAAAAAATATTAAAACAGAAGTTAAAAATGGTGTCTTTATTTTTACTAACTCTATGCCTTTAGGTGAATTTGCTACTAAAATCGGATTAAATGCAAATGATTTAATTAAAAGATTTATGATGCGTGGAAAAATGTATCAAATTAACCATATGCTTGAAGAAGAAGAAATAGCAGAAGTGTGTTTAGAAAACGGTTTAGACTTTAAAAAAGAACAAAACATTGATGCTTCAAACTTTTTAAACCGTGTTGAGTTTAATGACGATGAATCAATGCTTGTTAAA
The Mycoplasmopsis californica genome window above contains:
- a CDS encoding YlxR family protein, with product MVRRKCIVTGLILPLDQLVRVDFDKKNNIISLDLDKIKKGRGCYINLNEQNWELVKKTKALNRSFRTNVTKEVYNQIEEELRGVECLKRIDYQTKKM
- a CDS encoding NusA N-terminal domain-containing protein, with amino-acid sequence MSNISNAQMALNFYEIVKSFEQNQKLNLDDIINVFNEETTKILSKIDPEIEVEYILDETKKTLTPIIKTMVVISDDEANEYLSQGDNEKLLMYVTFISLTDAQKINPSAQEGDVIDKPLDLVQLNSAVKNTKYSFVLKTIHSSIQQGMSMLRKQRVYENFKDRIGERVRIKFNTKNSDGSWNVQITEENETLTPAYLPANLISSKRQIKGGQYDYATITHVEEEAKLSQVQVSVDSKENVIELLKRSIPEISEGVIEIFDAVRQPGERTKVAFKLSELAPTDFDIFGAIIGPNGQRINAVSQEIGEKIDVILYDEDPIKFIKNAMSPARVLDVVIKADSISNNAFWVVVAKEYLTPAIGRRGVNVTLASALTGRNIDIISQAEADAKKLVYNKQTYDSASHTRNTRKNTRITHKNNMFYDLDKVSVFADSFEKDVEEFKESEFQNIDHSQMDWDVNELYGKPAVEPKTEVEKPLTIDEIAAQLSAEEAKKEQTRVDVEDYRKVKEAIEAFKVDDDLSNFGLDDFDLEDFMNDEDWD